AACTGGCTGTGTGTCTTCTCGTGTATCTGCTagtgtctgtctcagtgtaagttgtgtgtgtctgatctCGGTAagctggctgtgtgtctgattCAGTGTAATCTGATGGTGTCTATCCAATGAAATCTGATGTTTTGATCTCAGTGTATCTGATGGCTGATTCAGTGTAATCTGATGTTCGATCTCCAGGGTAAATCTGATGGTTTGTCTGATCTCCAGTGTAAATCTGGCTGTGTGCTGGTCCTGTTGCAAAGGGACTGTGGCAGGCGTCTATGCAGGAACGGCTACATCCATAATCGTAGTAGCTGACTCTATCATCAGAGATAGCGCCACCTCCAGTGGCTACAGCATCACGAGAACCACTCACGGAACACTCGGGAAACGACTCAAGAAATATCACAGAGAATCACTCACGAGAACAATCCAAATACTCACAAAccactcacagagacacactccagagaacacactcctggacacactcacagagaaacacactcacGGAGAAACGCACTCACGGAGAAATACACTCACGGATTGACTCCACGTACTCACAGACAAATACACTCACAGAGCGACTACAGTCACTCACAGAAAAATACACTCACAGAGCAACTAAACTTACTCggagaaacacactcacagacaaatACACTCACTGAGAAACACTCTAACACACTCAGAGAAACCACTCACGAGACACACTCACGAGAGCACACcactcacagagaaacacactcactgagaaacacactcactgagaaacacactcactgagaaacacactcacggagaaacacactcacggagaaacacactcacggagaaacacactcacagacaaacacactcagacaaatACACTCACATAGCGactacactcactcactggGTGAGTATCCTGCCCCTTTGCTTGGCGACCAGGCGCTATGATGCTACTGTGTGTATTGCAGTTGGTTCTTCGGCAAAATGGGCCGCAAGGACGCGgagcgcctcctgctggtcGTTGGAAACAAGCGCGGGACCTTCCTGATCCGGGAGAGCGAGACCAACCCAGGTGAGGGCttctgagtgctgtgtgtgcacctgcatgCGCATTCACGTGCCCAGCTGAAAACGAACAGATAACACCTGAGtgattgattcattgattgGAAATCTTTTAAAGTACCAGTGGCCCCTCATGAAAAGGAAGTAGAACACTAGAAAGCCAAAGGCTCTTTTCCCAATGTCCTCCTTTCAAGGGAGGGGCCCTGCTAGCACGGATGTCCTCACAACGTTGGTGCAATGTAGTGCCAATGTTATAACATCCACAAAACATTGCAGCAACATAATgagcacattttgtgttagctggggtaggaggggggcgggggggggggggggggggtgtgagaggaTGATTGGGCAGACAAAGGTGAGCTGTACACACGGCCGAGGTCAGATGGCGACGGCTGTAGACGTGCGTTGTGTGATGGAGGGATTGAAAGAAAGAGTGCGAAGCAGGGTGGATGACACACCGTTAGGAGAAGTGTGCCACGGCAGACCTGCTCGACAGGAAAAGTGTATTTTTCTCTCGCTGTCCTCTGGCACAGTTAGAAAATGCCTGCGCGGCAGGCCGATTCATGGGAAGGCGTGAGAATGTTTTTCTGTCCGTAGCCTCGCAGGTAAAAAGTCCTCCCGGCCTGGTTTTATGTGGCTGGCTGCACATGTAGCCTGTTCCATGGCCGCTGAGCCAATCAGTGATGAAATCAGCTGTAAGTGGAACAACCAACTAAGGAAGTTGTGCGCTGGGATTCGCGAGCAATAAAGTGGAAAGCAAACAtgggtatttttgtgtgtgtaaaagcgttgtgtgagtgtgtgtgtgtaaaagtgaaaagtgcgaagctttttgtgtgtgtgtgtgtgtgtgatgtgtgtgtaaaagtgaaAGTCGAgctttgttgtgttgtgtaaagcttttgtgtgtgtgtagtgtgtagtgtgtgtgtgggtgtgtgtgtgtgtgtgtggtgtgtgtgtgtggttgagtgtgtgttaaTGAAGTCGActttgtggtggtgtgtgtaagcttttgttgttgtagtgtgtgtggtggttgtgtggtgGTGTAAAGGAAGCAAAGCTTTGTGTGGTTGTTGTAAACTttcgtgtggtgtgtgtgtgtggttgtgtgtgtgtgtgtgtgtgtgtgtaacctcttgtgtgtgtgtgtgtgttgatgtgtcgTTTATTATGTACCTCACCGTTCCGTAACTCCCTTACAGGTGCGTTCTCGCTCTCCATTCGGACCTGGGACGAGGCCCGGGGGGACAGCGTGAAGCACTATAAGATCCGCCGATTGGACAGCGGGGGGTTCTACGTGAACACCCAGGTGAAATTCGACAGCCTGAAGAAGCTGGTGAAGCACTACTCAGGTGAGCCTCTGTCTGGAGCCTGCCCTTCTGCTACATCTGCACACGCctcctctcgctctcacacactctctctctctctctctctcactctcacacactctccctctgtctctctcactctctctctccctccccctcctctttctctctctgtctctctcactccctccccctctttctctctctctctgtctctctcactctctccctcaccctctttctctctctctctctcactcacacacactctctccccctccctccctcccctcctctctccctctctccccccctctctcctcctcctctcctctcttacCTTCTccatcctccccctccccctctttctcctctctctcctctctctctctcacctcctctctctttcactctctctctctacatctctctctcactcatctctccctccctccctccctgcccctctcccttcctccctccctccctcactctctccccccctctctccatcccccctccccccccccccccgcagtccaTGTGGACGGGCTGTGCTCCAGGCTCACGGAGGTGTGCCCCACGGTGAAGCCGCAGACTGAGGGTCTGGCGCGGGACGCCTGGAAAATCTCCGGCTCTGCACTGAGGTCGCTGGACAGGCTGCTTCGGAGTGTGGCGTGACACAAATCACGAGTCCAGTCTTCACTGAATCTCAAATCACACAATCTCACATCAACTGCATCTGAAATCACCAATCACACCTTCACTGCATCTCAAATCACACAGTCTCACATCAACTGCATCTGaaaacacacaatctcacatCAACTGCATCTGAAAACACACGATCTCACATCAACTGCATCTGAAAACACACGATCTCACATCAACTGCATCTGAAATCACCAATCACGCCTTCACTGCATCTGAAATCACACAATCATGCCTTCACTGAATCTCAAATCACAGTCACACTATCACTGCATCTCAAATCACAGTCACACCATCACTGCATCTCAAATCACAGTCACACCTTCACTGAATCTCAAATCACACAATCACGCCTTGGAGCTCAATTGCGCCCCCTCTCTGCAGGCAGCTGGAACGACACGATCAAGGTGGCCATTAAGACGCTGCGTCCGGGCACCATGTCCCCCGAGGCCTTCCTGGAGGAGGCGCAGGTGATGAAGAAGCTTCGGCACAGCAAGCTGGTGCACCTGTACGCCGTGGTCTCCCAGGAGCCCATCTACATCGTCACCGAGTACATGAGCAAAGGTCAGGGGCCTGCCGTGAGGCCTCCgctcctgcagggggagctCTAGAGCCACGCAGACATGCCTTAACTTAATGACTTAACCCTGCATATCTAACTCCTGCTGTTGAGCTCACATCCGGTTTGGTGTTCCCGTTTTCAGGAAGTATGCTGAGCTacctgagagagggggagggtaaTGCTCTCAAACTCCCTCAGCTTGTTGACATGGCTGCACAGGTAGGGGAGCGTCTCAAAAGTCCGCCCTTTGAAAGTCGCCGGTAAAGTGAAGTAACCTCTTTCCCTTCTGGCACTGGAGGGATTTATGCCATTTCTCAGGGCTGTCCAatgctgttcctggagatctcccATCCTGTAGGTTCCcatttcaacccaaatttggcacacctgattctaccgaTTAGCAGCTCAACCAGATCTGTAACTGTTCAGTGAGGTGTGCTTCCTAAGgggtggagtgaaaacctgcaggatggtagatctccaggaacagggttgggcagccctgccatACCTCATAATTCGTTTGTTTCCGCTTGTTTGCCGTGTAAATTATGCGAGTGCAATCTGTAGAGTGAAGTGAAGTGTCCCTTGCACAACACTCATTCTGTAGTTTTAACTCTTTGTGTAGTATAAGCACTTTGTGTAGTTTAAGAACTTTTTGTAGATTAATAAGCActttgtgtagtgtgtagttTCAGAACTTTGTGTAGTTTAAGAACTTTTTGTAGATTAATAAGCActttgtgtagtgtgtagttTAAGCACGTATTGTAGTTTAAGCGCTTTGTGTGGTTCAAGTGCTGTCTGTAGTTTGAGGCTCGGAGCTGAAAGCTGTGGATGAAGTGTATCCCGTGTCTCCCTGGGCAGATCGCAGAGGGCATGGCCTTCATCGAGAAGATGAACTACGTCCACAGGGACCTGCGGGCCGCCAACATCCTGGTGGGCGAGAACGCGGTGTGCAAGATCGCCGATTTCGGGCTGGCCCGGCTGATCGAGGATAACGAGTACACGGCCGGGCAGGGTGAGCTTCgccgcgggcgggggggcggggggcgaccgggtgggcgggggggggcggcgggcggccAGGTGGGCAGGGGGCTAGCCTAGCGCGCGCTACGATTCTCCGTGCGTTTCCAGGCTGGactccttttccttttctgtttgcGGTTTCCTTCACTGTCTACGTTCCCTTTATTAGATTTCtactttttattgttattatgacaGTGATGACCATTAGTATTATTGTTTACTGtggatggtgatgatgatgaagaccaCAACAGTATTCATCGCGATAATCATCATTTCACTTTGGCCGTTTACTTTCACCGAAGTATAGAATTTAGGCCCAGTCGCATTTTAGGTTCATCCAGTTGTCTCTGTCCTTCAGAAAGGCGGCGGTAAAGATGGCCGTCAGGcctgaacttttttttgccgACGCTTGTATGGCTTAAATTTGCTTATCTGTGGCTAGAAAAACAGATGAGGTCAAGCCAGCTCATGCAAATCCCAGCTCATGCAAATCCCGACTGCTCTGCAtggtgtgtgtctcagtgctctCTGCTGCCACCTGGTGGAGGATGAGCTGGGTCACGCTCTCTGTGTTTCCTCCCATTGCGGTAACAGGAACCAAGTTCCCCATCAAGTGGACGGCGCCGGAGGCCGCGCTGTACGGGCGCTTCTCCATCAAATCCGACGTCTGGTCCTTCGGCATCGTGCTCACTGAGCTGGTCACCAAGGGCATGTCGCCGTATCCAGGTAACGGTCGGCGCTGGGAAATGAGGGTGGAGccttgtgaggtcacaggtcacCCAATAACGCAGTCTAAGCACGTGCTTGTTAACCAGCTTTGTATAAATTCTTTGTAAATAGTAGTCGGTTGTACAATTGGCAGAGCCTTGTCCACAGCAGGAAGTTTCTGAATGGCacaatctctctccccctccttctctctctctccctcctcctctctttccccctctctgcccctctccccccttctctctctctctctctaggccTGGTGAACCGTGAGGTTCTGGAAGAGGTGCATGGTGGGTATCGTATGTCGTGCCCCCAGGGTTGCCCAGACTCTTTGTACCAGCTGATGATGAACTGCTGGGGGAAGCAGCCAGATGAGAGGCCCACGTTTGCGTACATCCAGACTTTCCTGGAGGACTACTTCACTGCCACGGAGCCGCTCTACCAAGCAGAGGGCAACCTGTAGACTCTCATAGTGTGTGGACAACCTGTAGACTCTCATAGAATGTGAACAACCTGTAGACTGTCATAGTGTGTGGACAACCTGTAGACTCTCATAGTGTGTGGACAACCTGTAGACTCTCATAGTGTGTGGACAACCTGTAGACTCTCATAGAATGTGAACAACCTGTAGACTCTCATAGTGTGTGAACAACCTGTAGACTCTCACAGTATGTGAACAAACCTGTAGGCTCTCATAGTATGTGGACAACCTGTAGACTCTCATAGTGTGTGGACAACCTGGtggccagtggtaaccaacactgttcctggagatctcccgtcgtgtaggctttcactccaaccctaacaaagcacacctgcTTCAACAGCTTAAGTTGATCTGTATTGagcagctaattagtagagtcaggtgccAATTTAGAgttggagtggaaacctacaggacggtagatctccaggaacagggttggttacctcTGCTGTAGACCCAGAAAGCCCTGTGGAGAACCTATGGTCTCTCACTGCACTATCAGGACTTCTATAGAGTTTAACTGCCACATGGATAACCAACCAACCTCTGCAGGCCTGTTGGCTACCTATAGACTCACACTGTCCTCTGAACAGCCTGTAGAGTGTCGTGCTCTTCAGCTACTTCTTCTCAGGGTGCCAGAAGCTTTTTCAAAAATGGTGCATGCAAGTAAAAACACCTGCCACAAACTATTTATAAACGTGTACGAATAGGGGTTAGATGCCTCTTGTTGCATAGTCGTCTCTTATAAACTGTCAGGCGTGGGATTTTATGCTGACCCTGAGCAGATCTCAGCTGGTACACTGGCACAATTTTCTGATGCCTCTGAATGAAAGAATTCTTTTCGGTGCTCGGGAGTGCCAAGAGTATGTCTGTGGAGGGCCACATTCGACCCCTGGGGTACCAGCTAAAAAGACCTGCCGTAGAATCTCACATCGCTGTAGAAATGCTTTAGGAACGGTGAAGGTGTGCCATGTTGAAAGAAGTAATTAGAGAAGCTCGGTTACTTCCAGTAAGGGGATGTGTCACCGTCTGCTTGGACTCTGTGGTTATGACCTCACTGGAGCGAGGGAAATGGGATCTTTTGAGGATGGATTCTGGGAACTTCAGGCGCAGTCAAACGGGAGTGTACATCGCCTCCTTACAGTCTGGGTCCatccagcggggggggggagagagagaggagaggagaggagagaggagagaggagaggagaggagaggagagaatgtgTGCTGTGCTTTCTCTTTCTGCGGCGTCTTTGGAAAGACAGTTTCTGATGAACGTGCTTTCATTAATgccattttattgtgtgtgtattttttgcgTGCCCTCAAATCCGATACAGGTGACATTGGGTTTCTGGATATCCGGTGTGCCTGTATGCAGTTGTGTTATGTATATATCAGGCCTTGTGTGCACTCAAATGTGACACAGGTAACAAATTGGGTTTCTGGATATCCGGTGTGTGCAGTgcggttattattatttgctctGTTGGGGTTCTGTGCATTTAGTCTGCGGCTGCATTTCTCCTTGCTGTCGCGCTCAGTGTTCCAGCCGACCTGATGAGCAGCTCCGCTGCAGGTGTGTGGCGTGTCCCCCACACGCTTATTATGGGATGTTGGTTGTCTGTGGAGCGTTGGTGACCGAGGACGACGCACGGTGGGAGGGACTGCGTTCAGATCCAGTTCAAAATCCAATCCCACCTCCCTCATGATATGATTCCGCTGAATTTCAAAAAAGGCCTATCCATGTCTGGTCTTATCATTCTGCAGATCTCACATAGGTGTTGTCTTCATCGCTATGGTTACTAGGCAGGAAAGGCGTTTTTACACTTGTAAAAACAATCGTTTTTTTAAGGACAAAATGCTGTAATTCTCAACGGCTGCTAATTTTTAAacccgtttttaaaaaattgtatctTGTATTAAGAAAGGACCAATTCTCAACACCATTTCTTTGCTGCTGTCATGTGGAGTGGGAAATGAATGTTGCTCAGCATCCAGCAATGTACTGACTTTTTTTGGAACTATGTTTTGGGTTGCCATGACAGCATTGTCACAACAAATGCTAATGATCCACGGCTAACTACGAGGAAACCACTATAATTCAGAAAGGCTTATTGCTTCAGATGAGATCTGGAGttcatgttgtgttttttcaGTCCGTTCTCTCTGGTGCATCACTCAACTaacattttcacagcacagcaaccTAAGCCAGTCCCCAAACTGGCAAATAGACagactttttaattttatgttaaatgaGTGAATTTACTCAAACCCatggatattttttttgtttgttttgatcagGGAAATtcttgaataaaaacaaaatgctccATGATCAGTTGTAGTATAGTCCTTTGAAACTGAATGGTCACATTTAAGGATATTCAAAGTCCCTGTCATCTAATTTCATGATCCTTTTTTAAGTAGAATGACTCCAAACAGACATGATTATTTAGAATTCATGATTATCACTACCTCTGTTTACAGACAGCCTGCGGCATGCATGTTGCTCAACATTTGTGGTGAAGAAAGTGTCCCTTGTGcgttgttgtgtgtttgttcaggAGATGGGTTACATCTAAAACATACGCACAAACATTCAGAGCGTTCGTGTGTCCGGCTGAGAGTGCACTTTCTCACAGGATCTGTATTTCAGTCTCAGGGCTGAACTCAATTTTACTCCGTATTTATAGTTTACACCAGGCCGTGGGGTGTACACTGTATAATGAATGTAACACCATAAGAGATATTCATTCAGAAGAGAGAGCCATTTCCTGTGTTAGTAGAGGAGATCCTGTACGCAGGGCCGCTTCTCTGTAATGTCCGTGTTTTTACTTGCAGACCGGGCTGTTGGCTCTGCAGTGGAATGAAGGCCAGCCTGTTTAGCAGAACAGGTTCTTCTCTCTCGCTTACAGCCCTGCCAGTGCTCTAAATACTAAACGTATTTTCTGGgaaaaaacgtgtttttatctaaatgttttttcatttgaaaaaaagggtgtgtgtttgtgtgggggggggggggggaagaggttACAAGAAAATCCCCTCATCCACAAAAATGTATCaaccacaaaataatttatggaCAGAAATTGGTGACACGGCACCCTCTCGTGGCATGCTTTGAGTAGTTTTTTTGTCTGATGCCTTTTTCCACTTTGTTTTTCTAGTATAACCTAAAGAAAATGCTGTTGTGACTGCAGGCTCCCAGGGGTGGAACAGGGAAGGTTCTAGAAGGCTAAAACTGTGCggtctgcacatgctcagaaacCCCGCCCTCGCTTTGATCCGCCTCCTGATTTATTCTCTTAGTACAGAATGTGGGGTAGTCCCAGAGTTTGTGTATCATTATATATTAGTACAGATGTGGTATCCAGAGTTGTGTTTGGTGATGGTTCATACAAAATAGCCAGGTTTGTTTGTATCCATCCATCCTTTCAGACACAGAGCTACACAAATGGTCACACAAGACTGTTCATGgtttaataatttaatcaaaACACCAGGAATTGATACTCAATTGTATAGCACACATTAAATTAAGTTTACAAATATATAACACATTAACAACAAACTATCAATAGATAATGAAtgttttgtttacttttcaCATTATGTAAATATAGTTTGTGT
This region of Anguilla rostrata isolate EN2019 chromosome 8, ASM1855537v3, whole genome shotgun sequence genomic DNA includes:
- the LOC135260286 gene encoding tyrosine-protein kinase yes-like, coding for CYCVYCSWFFGKMGRKDAERLLLVVGNKRGTFLIRESETNPGAFSLSIRTWDEARGDSVKHYKIRRLDSGGFYVNTQVKFDSLKKLVKHYSVHVDGLCSRLTEVCPTVKPQTEGLARDAWKISGSALRSLDRLLRTQLRPLSAGSWNDTIKVAIKTLRPGTMSPEAFLEEAQVMKKLRHSKLVHLYAVVSQEPIYIVTEYMSKGSMLSYLREGEGNALKLPQLVDMAAQIAEGMAFIEKMNYVHRDLRAANILVGENAVCKIADFGLARLIEDNEYTAGQGTKFPIKWTAPEAALYGRFSIKSDVWSFGIVLTELVTKGMSPYPGLVNREVLEEVHGGYRMSCPQGCPDSLYQLMMNCWGKQPDERPTFAYIQTFLEDYFTATEPLYQAEGNL